The following coding sequences lie in one Rutidosis leptorrhynchoides isolate AG116_Rl617_1_P2 chromosome 6, CSIRO_AGI_Rlap_v1, whole genome shotgun sequence genomic window:
- the LOC139853233 gene encoding protein SMALL AUXIN UP-REGULATED RNA 9-like codes for MAIKISSNKLSQATVLKHIMKRCSSLARKQQQQHCEDVPKGHFVVYVGQERSRYIIPISFLSHLEFQKLLHQAEEEFGFDHEMGLTIPCEQVVFESFLSCFR; via the coding sequence ATGGccatcaagataagttcaaacaaactCTCACAAGCAACAGTTTTGAAGCACATAATGAAAAGATGTTCAAGCTTAGCtagaaaacaacaacaacaacactgcgAAGATGTCCCTAAAGGCCACTTTGTTGTGTATGTTGGCCAAGAGCGTAGCCGATACATCATTCCCATATCGTTCTTGTCTCATCTCGAGTTCCAAAAGTTACTTCATCAAGCCGAAGAAGAATTTGGATTCGATCACGAAATGGGTCTCACTATTCCATGTGAACAAGTAGTATTTGAGTCATTTCTATCTTGCTTTAGGTAG